In one window of Pseudobacteriovorax antillogorgiicola DNA:
- the alr gene encoding alanine racemase, producing MRCWIELSRKALIENYRIFERVSSPSELMPVIKSNAYGHGLKEVYAALCSVVAPTWLGVNYVEEAEELRSFGYQGSILVVGPVPQSLYEQAARARADIFIGDLFSLETWLQLPLKPKIHIKIDTGMSRQGFEPEMLPKILETLKPFKSDIVGLASHFANVEDVVELSYAHKQLERFEQGRKALDTAGLHIKTHIASSASTLLLEQAHFNITRVGISMFGLWPSQATRLSYLQTHDKLENLKPVLSWLTEVALTKTVREGDCIGYGCTYKAMKDMTIAVLPVGYYEGYPRIASGRGSYVLIKGKRCPIVGRICMNMMMVDISHLSKVQTGDRVTLIGSDGSETIDAETLGAWAETIHYEVLTCLNPRIPRKVLDD from the coding sequence ATGCGTTGTTGGATAGAACTATCGCGTAAGGCGCTGATTGAAAACTATAGGATTTTCGAACGCGTATCGTCACCGTCCGAACTCATGCCGGTGATCAAATCCAATGCTTATGGTCACGGCCTGAAAGAAGTCTACGCCGCCCTTTGTAGTGTGGTAGCTCCGACCTGGCTCGGGGTAAACTATGTGGAAGAGGCCGAAGAGCTAAGAAGCTTTGGCTATCAAGGCTCTATATTAGTCGTTGGCCCGGTGCCCCAAAGCCTTTACGAGCAGGCAGCCAGGGCGCGAGCGGATATATTCATCGGTGATCTTTTCAGCTTAGAGACCTGGCTGCAATTGCCTTTAAAACCAAAGATTCACATCAAAATCGATACGGGTATGTCTCGCCAAGGCTTCGAGCCTGAGATGCTACCTAAGATCTTAGAAACTCTTAAACCATTCAAGAGCGATATCGTTGGCCTAGCTAGCCATTTCGCCAACGTGGAAGATGTTGTCGAATTATCCTATGCACACAAGCAGCTAGAACGCTTCGAACAAGGTCGCAAGGCTCTAGATACCGCTGGGCTCCACATCAAAACTCACATTGCATCAAGCGCCTCAACACTGCTTTTAGAGCAAGCTCACTTTAATATTACTCGGGTTGGGATCTCTATGTTTGGCCTATGGCCGTCTCAAGCCACAAGGCTTTCCTACCTTCAAACCCACGATAAGTTGGAGAATCTGAAGCCAGTTCTGTCTTGGCTCACAGAAGTTGCCCTAACCAAGACCGTTCGGGAGGGCGACTGTATTGGCTATGGCTGCACGTACAAGGCCATGAAAGATATGACCATTGCTGTGTTACCCGTGGGTTACTACGAAGGTTATCCTCGGATTGCTAGCGGCCGCGGGAGCTATGTCTTAATCAAAGGGAAACGGTGCCCCATAGTAGGCCGTATATGCATGAATATGATGATGGTCGACATCAGCCACCTCAGCAAAGTGCAAACTGGCGATCGGGTAACTCTCATCGGGAGCGATGGCTCAGAAACCATAGACGCCGAAACACTGGGGGCTTGGGCAGAAACCATCCACTATGAGGTACTCACCTGCCTTAACCCTAGAATTCCGAGGAAGGTACTGGATGATTGA
- a CDS encoding VOC family protein, with protein sequence MIDPRKLCQIEFPTEDLDAAITFYEVVLGWPTVPIEIHRYVVLQTPKDCPYGISLVPSHEEIGQGPVLYFKSEGSLALDQVEALGGRLVFRDQRLPGYGVITMIEDPSGNRIGFFNKSLD encoded by the coding sequence ATGATTGATCCTCGAAAACTTTGCCAGATTGAGTTTCCAACAGAAGATTTAGATGCTGCCATCACATTTTACGAAGTGGTCTTAGGCTGGCCCACCGTGCCTATCGAGATTCATCGCTATGTCGTGCTACAAACCCCAAAAGACTGCCCCTACGGTATCAGCCTCGTGCCGAGCCACGAGGAAATTGGTCAGGGCCCCGTACTTTACTTCAAGTCAGAAGGGTCTCTAGCTCTGGATCAAGTTGAAGCCCTGGGAGGGCGGCTGGTATTTCGCGATCAGCGGCTCCCGGGGTATGGGGTCATCACTATGATCGAAGACCCATCCGGCAACCGCATTGGTTTCTTTAATAAGAGCTTAGATTAA
- a CDS encoding HEAT repeat domain-containing protein, translated as MGLFGKFKDYQATRSEKRLEKAAKLVKNPKAIKEDRWSALKFLADDAEGAERVINALLSRFEYSLEHGILDSREKDLALKGVIRFGEEGVPVIEEWIKKTDRIAWPIKALKAVTDEKQVVESLKAALVLEDVRFDQAKVDKNYDILCYMRDFQLSGFEESISHFLKDSDERVRFAAAESLIEQESNEVAQYLEPFLSDTTSENRRIKEAVTRAFIERKWPVKDGAAFTDGYISDNARLSQQGLVERV; from the coding sequence ATGGGACTCTTTGGGAAATTTAAAGACTATCAAGCCACACGCTCAGAAAAGCGGCTCGAAAAGGCAGCGAAGCTTGTGAAGAATCCAAAAGCTATCAAGGAAGATCGCTGGTCGGCTCTGAAGTTTTTGGCAGACGATGCAGAAGGTGCGGAACGAGTGATTAATGCCCTGCTTTCGCGCTTCGAATATAGTCTAGAGCACGGTATCTTAGATAGTCGTGAAAAAGATCTGGCCCTAAAAGGAGTGATTCGTTTTGGGGAAGAAGGTGTTCCTGTGATCGAAGAGTGGATCAAGAAAACGGATCGCATCGCTTGGCCGATCAAAGCTCTCAAAGCTGTGACGGATGAGAAGCAAGTTGTCGAATCTCTCAAGGCGGCTTTGGTTTTAGAAGACGTTCGATTCGATCAGGCAAAGGTCGACAAGAACTACGATATTCTCTGCTATATGAGAGACTTCCAGCTAAGTGGCTTTGAAGAAAGTATCAGTCACTTTCTGAAAGATTCTGACGAGCGAGTGCGCTTTGCTGCTGCGGAGTCCTTAATTGAGCAGGAATCCAATGAGGTTGCTCAGTACCTGGAACCTTTCTTATCTGATACCACTTCAGAAAATCGTCGGATTAAGGAAGCGGTGACACGGGCGTTCATTGAGCGAAAGTGGCCTGTAAAAGATGGTGCGGCTTTCACAGATGGTTATATTAGTGATAACGCCCGTCTTAGCCAGCAAGGTTTAGTGGAGCGAGTTTAA
- a CDS encoding NifU family protein: MEETIEQSLNAVELSQKVDGSWQATHGPSGKVAHGLNETEAMDAMRAMLGMDDDGSFVEPLTSDLFEGVANEIALYLEGPVSKMLELHSGFARLEAYGEGVATIRLGGGCQGCPSSRITLMNGVFKELQEKFGEDVVTDVQPVLD; this comes from the coding sequence TTGGAAGAAACTATCGAACAATCCCTTAATGCCGTTGAACTAAGTCAAAAAGTTGATGGGAGCTGGCAGGCGACCCACGGACCGTCGGGCAAGGTTGCTCATGGGCTCAATGAAACTGAGGCTATGGATGCCATGCGAGCTATGTTGGGAATGGATGATGATGGCAGCTTTGTTGAGCCTTTGACTAGTGATCTCTTTGAAGGGGTAGCTAACGAAATTGCTCTATACTTAGAAGGTCCGGTTTCAAAGATGTTGGAGTTGCACTCCGGTTTCGCTCGCTTGGAAGCATATGGTGAGGGTGTAGCAACGATTCGCTTGGGTGGCGGTTGTCAAGGTTGTCCTTCATCACGTATCACACTGATGAATGGCGTTTTTAAGGAATTGCAAGAAAAATTTGGTGAGGATGTTGTCACGGATGTTCAGCCCGTTCTAGACTAG